In Triticum aestivum cultivar Chinese Spring chromosome 5B, IWGSC CS RefSeq v2.1, whole genome shotgun sequence, the following proteins share a genomic window:
- the LOC123113429 gene encoding CCG-binding protein 1: MLSSTALRPLPPATATTPAYPATATVTATSATPGRRSVAVRVLRDYGSIPKREPFSSSRSILDEFFKQEKPLVQRTKDQITDYCTTLEGDDCCSCWDAYFELNKLEQELPQEEISRMVKDSRSDPRYLISSIHHRSDLRKKMAEKAHNSAPSNSPRQTAKPRPFPVPDGLPKTQQEIDEDEEALMPESPYTRLLRRMGRFPDWYTPRPDHETD; this comes from the exons ATGCTCTCATCCACCGCTCTCCGGCCGCtgccgccggcgacggcgacgacgcccGCGTACCCCGCCACTGCCACCGTCACCGCCACCTCGGCCACGCCCGggcggcgctcggttgcggtgCGCGTGCTGCGGGACTACGGCTCGATCCCCAAGCGGGAGCCCTTCAGCTCCAGCCGCAGCATCCTCGACGAGTTCTTCAAGCAGGAGAAGCCTCTCGTCCAGCGCACCAAGGACCAGATCACAG ATTATTGCACGACCCTTGAAGGCGACGATTGCTGCAGCTGCTGGGATGCCTATTTTGAACTCAACAAACTCGAG CAAGAGCTACCGCAAGAAGAAATCTCGAGGATGGTGAAGGACTCGCGGTCAGACCCAAGGTACCTTATAAGCAGCATACACCACCGGTCGGACCTACGGAAGAAGATGGCCGAGAAAGCTCACAATTCGGCGCCATCAAACTCCCCGCGGCAAACAGCGAAGCCGAGGCCCTTCCCCGTCCCCGACGGGCTGCCGAAAACGCAGCAAGAGATCGACGAGGATGAGGAGGCTCTCATGCCGGAGTCTCCTTACACGAGGCTGCTGAGAAGAATGGGGAGGTTCCCCGACTGGTATACCCCTCGCCCGGACCATGAGACCGACTGA
- the LOC123113428 gene encoding uncharacterized protein isoform X2 has product MECGILPADTMPPPPPGSRGRGRGRGIGSPVANSVPTSLGARGRHLPRHRVLYFDVPITDGRVIVSVDSHGLLAAAARSGLDDGPTIFVDIDMDGNFLTDHRVPGEPFESMYHLIRAASTHLLAAPCRDLPRCEQEEEDHVAEPACAARTMQEQDLSSLEGLLNATTLEESASPSSSVQTEAQPWGCLSSFPMWALAQFDWGIIFFTRVDLKGSFHTNPRAGGPFQSLREAYDAIDRYLEEHRHPTMFTGVSRLERVVRLSLNCPDGTRKKLLESQQMDGRRDWKRQLVQTLVDKHNDYHHLSGDLAYELKDVVRFESVAGGNGHRYYHINFTMKTKGADDSNSVGEDLFFAEVKIKGGEYVELVVSCFCMVEPNDNGHCYGCDVKHPNNAAAYTCAKASSQCACSLFGNMGLPVRDESLEEEERRVRRFYETQGLDDPDFVEKERARAQMPGKPFSPADCVLEYRAVPTTGKTNK; this is encoded by the exons ATGGAATGCGGTATACTCCCAGCCGACACCATGCCACCCCCTCCTCCGGGCAGTCGCGGGCGCGGCCGCGGTCGCGGAATCGGATCCCCCGTCGCCAACTCCGTGCCAACCAGTCTCGGCGCTCGCGGCCGCCACCTTCCGCGCCACCGCGTACTTTACTTTGATGTTCCCATCACCGACGGACGAGTGATCGTTTCCGTCGATTCGCATGGGCTACTCGCCGCCGCAGCCCGTTCCGGCTTGGACGACGGGCCGACGATCTTCGTCGACATAGACATGGACGGCAACTTCCTCACGGATCACCGCGTTCCCGGCGAGCCCTTCGAAAGCATGTACCACCTCATCCGCGCCGCCAGTACCCACCTGCTCGCCGCCCCCTGCCGCGATCTTCCTCG GtgtgagcaggaggaggaggatcaTGTGGCCGAGCCTGCATGCGCAGCACGAACAATGCAAGAACAGGACCTCTCGTCCTTGGAGGGCCTGCTCAATGCTACGACGTTGGAGGAATCGGCTTCCCCGTCCTCCTCCGTGCAGACGGAGGCTCAGCCCTGGGGCTGCCTTTCCTCGTTCCCTATGTGGGCACTGGCCCAGTTTGATTGGGGGATCATATTTTTCACCAGGGTCGACCTCAAGGGATCTTTCCACACGAATCCTCGCGCGGGCGGGCCGTTTCAGAGCTTGCGGGAAGCTTATGACGCTATAGATCGCTATCTTGAAGAACATCGGCATCCAACAAT GTTCACTGGTGTTTCTCGACTGGAAAGGGTGGTAAGACTGTCTCTTAACTGTCCTGATGGCACAAGGAAGAAGCTTTTGGAATCGCAGCAAATGGATGGAAGGCGCGATTGGAAGCGACAGTTGGTTCAAACTTTGGTGGACAAGCATAATGATTACCACCATCTTTCAGGG GATCTTGCATATGAACTCAAAGATGTTGTGCGCTTCGAATCAGTTGCTGGGGGCAATGGCCATAGGTACTATCATATCAATTTCACTATGAAGACTAAAGGAGCTGATGATAGTAACTCTGTTGGTGAAGATTTATTCTTTGCTGAAGTCAAAATCAAGGGTGGAGAATATGTAGAACTGGTGGTCAGCTGTTTCTGCATGGTTGAACCTAATGACAATG GTCATTGCTATGGTTGTGATGTGAAGCACCCCAACAATGCTGCTGCATATACTTGCGCCAAAGCAAGCTCTCAGTGTGCATGCTCTCTATTTGGTAATATGGGATTGCCGGTCCGTGACGAAAGC TTGGAAGAGGAGGAAAGAAGGGTAAGGCGTTTCTACGAGACCCAG GGTCTCGATGATCCGGATTTCGTGGAGAAAGAGAGAGCGAGGGCACAGATGCCAGGCAAACCGTTCAGCCCTGCTGATTGTGTGCTTGAATATCGGGCTGTGCCAACCACCGGGAAGACTAATAAGTAG
- the LOC123113428 gene encoding uncharacterized protein isoform X1, which translates to MECGILPADTMPPPPPGSRGRGRGRGIGSPVANSVPTSLGARGRHLPRHRVLYFDVPITDGRVIVSVDSHGLLAAAARSGLDDGPTIFVDIDMDGNFLTDHRVPGEPFESMYHLIRAASTHLLAAPCRDLPRCEQEEEDHVAEPACAARTMQEQDLSSLEGLLNATTLEESASPSSSVQTEAQPWGCLSSFPMWALAQFDWGIIFFTRVDLKGSFHTNPRAGGPFQSLREAYDAIDRYLEEHRHPTMFTGVSRLERVVRLSLNCPDGTRKKLLESQQMDGRRDWKRQLVQTLVDKHNDYHHLSGDLAYELKDVVRFESVAGGNGHRYYHINFTMKTKGADDSNSVGEDLFFAEVKIKGGEYVELVVSCFCMVEPNDNGHCYGCDVKHPNNAAAYTCAKASSQCACSLFGNMGLPVRDESVRITTLEEEERRVRRFYETQGLDDPDFVEKERARAQMPGKPFSPADCVLEYRAVPTTGKTNK; encoded by the exons ATGGAATGCGGTATACTCCCAGCCGACACCATGCCACCCCCTCCTCCGGGCAGTCGCGGGCGCGGCCGCGGTCGCGGAATCGGATCCCCCGTCGCCAACTCCGTGCCAACCAGTCTCGGCGCTCGCGGCCGCCACCTTCCGCGCCACCGCGTACTTTACTTTGATGTTCCCATCACCGACGGACGAGTGATCGTTTCCGTCGATTCGCATGGGCTACTCGCCGCCGCAGCCCGTTCCGGCTTGGACGACGGGCCGACGATCTTCGTCGACATAGACATGGACGGCAACTTCCTCACGGATCACCGCGTTCCCGGCGAGCCCTTCGAAAGCATGTACCACCTCATCCGCGCCGCCAGTACCCACCTGCTCGCCGCCCCCTGCCGCGATCTTCCTCG GtgtgagcaggaggaggaggatcaTGTGGCCGAGCCTGCATGCGCAGCACGAACAATGCAAGAACAGGACCTCTCGTCCTTGGAGGGCCTGCTCAATGCTACGACGTTGGAGGAATCGGCTTCCCCGTCCTCCTCCGTGCAGACGGAGGCTCAGCCCTGGGGCTGCCTTTCCTCGTTCCCTATGTGGGCACTGGCCCAGTTTGATTGGGGGATCATATTTTTCACCAGGGTCGACCTCAAGGGATCTTTCCACACGAATCCTCGCGCGGGCGGGCCGTTTCAGAGCTTGCGGGAAGCTTATGACGCTATAGATCGCTATCTTGAAGAACATCGGCATCCAACAAT GTTCACTGGTGTTTCTCGACTGGAAAGGGTGGTAAGACTGTCTCTTAACTGTCCTGATGGCACAAGGAAGAAGCTTTTGGAATCGCAGCAAATGGATGGAAGGCGCGATTGGAAGCGACAGTTGGTTCAAACTTTGGTGGACAAGCATAATGATTACCACCATCTTTCAGGG GATCTTGCATATGAACTCAAAGATGTTGTGCGCTTCGAATCAGTTGCTGGGGGCAATGGCCATAGGTACTATCATATCAATTTCACTATGAAGACTAAAGGAGCTGATGATAGTAACTCTGTTGGTGAAGATTTATTCTTTGCTGAAGTCAAAATCAAGGGTGGAGAATATGTAGAACTGGTGGTCAGCTGTTTCTGCATGGTTGAACCTAATGACAATG GTCATTGCTATGGTTGTGATGTGAAGCACCCCAACAATGCTGCTGCATATACTTGCGCCAAAGCAAGCTCTCAGTGTGCATGCTCTCTATTTGGTAATATGGGATTGCCGGTCCGTGACGAAAGCGTACGTATAACGACG TTGGAAGAGGAGGAAAGAAGGGTAAGGCGTTTCTACGAGACCCAG GGTCTCGATGATCCGGATTTCGTGGAGAAAGAGAGAGCGAGGGCACAGATGCCAGGCAAACCGTTCAGCCCTGCTGATTGTGTGCTTGAATATCGGGCTGTGCCAACCACCGGGAAGACTAATAAGTAG
- the LOC123117028 gene encoding uncharacterized protein, whose amino-acid sequence MPQEQDVSSSFKDLPNTRTLDGPSPRRYPVLRFDVPTIDGREIVSVDSSGIARFCVEEGPLIFVDQVDGKYYIARDRRLPGEPFESVFQLIQSAGLQLLAAFSHLPPYEEQQHVRGNASSQMPALELEASCDLPCEESSVAETGSAHSAQMLQPITATSSASVQADAAVTQEDTVHVSPPLLRFLSSSPIWGLRRGDWGYAFFYIRIDLKGSFHTYPPVGGPFQSLEQACSAIDRHLEEQRHPTMFMDQPGMSQVDKVIRQCLYWPDGTRKKLIDERRDWMRQLVQALLDKHNDYNHLLGDPTYKLKDVVCFESVHAPNDHTRLYHHINFTAKTKGADDDSNCGIEDLFFAELMWERGERIELVVSCFCVLKPTDNGRCDACDAKHPNDAAYTHQISPLGEYAKLGNIVYVGYDEDLKEEEERVRRHYEGRDDPEGMNRKLTTIQT is encoded by the exons ATGCCGCAAGAACAGGATGTCTCGTCCTCCTTCAAGGACCTGCCCAACACCCGGACACTGGACGGACCGTCCCCTCGGCGCTACCCTGTGTTGCGCTTTGACGTGCCCACCATCGACGGGCGAGAGATTGTCTCCGTCGATTCGAGCGGGATTGCCCGTTTCTGTGTGGAGGAAGGCCCGCTGATCTTTGTGGACCAAGTGGATGGCAAGTACTACATCGCGAGGGACCGTCGTCTTCCTGGCGAACCGTTTGAAAGCGTCTTTCAACTCATCCAGTCAGCCGGTCTCCAGTTGCTCGCAGCTTTCTCCCATCTCCCTCC GTATGAGGAGCAGCAGCACGTGAGGGGCAATGCATCTTCCCAAATGCCTGCTCTGGAACTCGAAGCCTCCTGTGATCTGCC GTGTGAGGAGTCGTCTGTGGCTGAGACTGGATCAGCACATTCAGCACAGATGCTGCAACCCATCACAGCGACTTCTTCAGCCTCTGTTCAGGCCGACGCAGCAGTAACTCAGGAGGACACCGTTCATGTCTCGCCACCACTTCTGCGTTTTCTTTCATCGTCACCCATTTGGGGCTTGCGCCGGGGGGATTGGGGATACGCATTCTTCTACATCAGGATTGATCTGAAGGGATCTTTCCACACGTATCCTCCAGTGGGTGGGCCATTTCAGAGCTTAGAGCAGGCTTGCAGCGCTATCGACCGCCATCTTGAAGAACAACGACATCCAACAAT GTTCATGGATCAACCTGGGATGTCTCAAGTGGATAAAGTCATACGCCAATGTCTCTACTGGCCTGATGGCACAAGGAAGAAGTTGATTGACGAAAGGCGTGACTGGATGCGCCAGTTAGTTCAAGCTTTGCTGGACAAGCATAACGATTATAACCATCTTCTTGGG GATCCCACATACAAACTCAAAGATGTAGTGTGTTTCGAGTCTGTTCATGCGCCCAATGACCATACTAGGCTGTACCATCATATTAATTTCACTGCAAAGACTAAAGGAGCCGATGATGATTCTAATTGTGGCATCGAGGATTTATTCTTCGCTGAACTCATGTGGGAGCGAGGTGAACGTATAGAATTGGTGGTCAGCTGTTTCTGCGTGCTTAAACCAACAGACAACG GTCGCTGCGATGCTTGTGATGCGAAGCACCCCAATGATGCTGCATACACTCATCAAATAAGCCCATTGGGTGAATATGCTAAGCTTGGTAACATTGTGTATGTGGGCTATGACGAAGAC ttgaaggaggaggaagaaagggtaAGACGTCACTACGAG GGCCGTGATGATCCAGAGGGAATGAATCGAAAATTGACAACCATTCAGACCTAA